Proteins from a genomic interval of Benincasa hispida cultivar B227 chromosome 7, ASM972705v1, whole genome shotgun sequence:
- the LOC120081755 gene encoding neutral ceramidase 2-like, whose product MELSSLFDLTVRRSLGTIWLCIYMLVLLQSNRSVLSESKYLIGLGSHDITGPAADVNMMGYANAEQIASGVHFRLRARAFIVAEPQGKRVIFVNLDACMASQIVTIKVLERLKARYGDLYTEKNVAISGIHTHAGPGGYLQYVVYIVTSLGFVRQSFDVLVDGIEKSIIQAHENLLPGSILINKGELIDAGVNRSPSAYLNNPASERSRYKYDVDKEMTLLKFVDDEWGPVGSFNWFATHGTSMSRTNSLISGDNKGAAARFMEDWFEQKGTGTMHPGESEVDSIPRRVSNIIPEVFKNKQELLERAASFQSQPGRPATRILSVSRRVRNVLRQANRPQFVSAFCQSNCGDVSPNTLGAFCIDTGLPCDFNHSTCGGKNELCYGRGPGYPDEFESTRIIGERQFRKAVDLFSKASEQLTGKVDFRHSYVDFSQLEVSLSKQGGATEVIRTCPAAMGFAFAAGTTDGPGAFDFKQGDDKGNAFWKLVRNLLKAPGNEQIACQSPKPILLDTGEMKIPYDWAPSILPIQILRIGQLVILGVPGEFTTMAGRRLRDAVKTVLTTGAKREFNGNVHVVIAGLTNTYSQYVTTFEEYEMQRYEGASTLYGPHTLDAYIQEFKKLAQSLIDGRPVEPGPQPPDLLARQISLLTPVIMDATPIGVSFGDVKSDVPLNSTFKRGNLVTVSFWSGCPRNDLMTEGTFALVEILQKKDTWVPAYDDDDFCLRFKWSRPSRLSPQSYATIEWRIPQTAVSGVYRIRHFGAAKSLLGSIRHFTGSSSAFVVA is encoded by the exons TCGTGCATTCATTGTCGCAGAGCCTCAAGGAAAACGGGTTATTTTTGTAAATCTTGATGCTTGTATGGCCTCACAGATTGTGACAATTAAGGTGCTTGAGAGATTGAAGGCAAG GTATGGGGACTTATACACTGAAAAGAATGTTGCTATTAGTGGAATCCATACCCATGCTGGGCCAGGTGGTTATCTCCAGTATGTTGTGTATATCGTGACATCTCTTGGATTTGTGCGCCAGTCATTTGATGTACTTGTGGATGGTATCGAGAAGAGCATCATACAAGCTCACGAAAATCTCTTGCCAGgatcaattttaataaataagg GAGAACTCATTGATGCTGGTGTGAACCGCAGTCCGAGTGCTTACCTAAATAATCCTGCCTCTGAGCGCAGCAGATACAAATATGATGTTGACAAAGAAATGACTCTTTTGAAGTTCGTAGATGATGAATGGGGTCCTGTGGGTAGCTTCAATTGGTTTGCAACTCATGGAACTTCTATGAGTCGTACGAACTCACTAATAAGTGGTGATAACAAGGGTGCGGCTGCAAGATTTATGGAAGATTGGTTTGAGCAAAAGGGCACTGGAACCATGCACCCTGGTGAATCTGAAGTGGATAGTATTCCACGCAGGGTCTCAAACATTATTCCTGAAGTATTTAAAAACA AGCAGGAGTTGTTGGAACGTGCAGCATCGTTTCAGTCACAACCTGGTAGACCAGCAACCAGGATTCTTAGCGTTTCAAGGCGTGTTAGAAATGTTCTCAGGCAGGCCAATAGGCCTCAGTTTGTATCTGCTTTTTGTCAATCGAACTGTGGTGATGTTAGCCCAAATACTCTTGGGGCATTCTGCATAGACACTGGACTACCATGTGACTTTAACCACAGTACTTGCGGGGGAAAGAATGAGCTATGTTATGGACGTGGACCGGG CTACCCTGATGAGTTCGAAAGTACACGTATTATTGGTGAGAGGCAATTCAGAAAAGCCGTGGATTTATTCAGTAAAGCATCGGAGCAGCTCACAGGAAAAGTGGATTTTCGTCACTCTTATGTAGACTTCTCCCAGCTTGAAGTGTCTCTTAGCAAACAGGGAGGAGCCACTGAGGTGATAAGAACATGTCCTGCTGCTATGGGGTTTGCATTTGCAGCTGGGACAACTGATGGACCTGGAGCATTTGATTTTAAGCAAGGAGATGATAAG GGCAATGCTTTTTGGAAGTTGGTACGCAATTTGCTTAAAGCACCAGGCAACGAACAAATTGCTTGTCAAAGTCCCAAGCCCATTCTGCTTGACACTGGCGAGATGAAGATACCATATGACTGGGCT CCTTCAATACTTCCAATTCAAATTCTCCGCATTGGGCAGCTTGTCATTCTTGGTGTACCAGGAG AATTCACGACAATGGCGGGGAGACGGCTTCGGGATGCTGTAAAAACAGTGTTAACTACTGGAGCCAAGAGAGAATTCAATGGTAATGTTCATGTTGTCATAGCAGGCTTGACTAATACCTATTCTCAATATGTTACCACATTTGAAGAATATGAGATGCAGAGATATGAG GGTGCCTCCACATTGTATGGTCCACACACATTGGATGCCTACATACAAGAGTTCAAGAAGCTTGCTCAATCCCTCATTGATGGTAGGCCTGTTGAGCCAGGGCCACAGCCCCCTGATCTTCTTGCTAGGCAAATAAGCCTGCTTACACCAGTTATCATGGATGCGACTCCTATTGGAGTGAGTTTCGGGGACGTGAAATCCGATGTTCCCCTTAACTCCACCTTCAAGAGAGGTAACTTGGTGACTGTAAGCTTCTGGTCTGGATGCCCTCGAAATGATCTGATGACTGAAGGTACATTTGCTCTCGTCGAAATCCTCCAGAAGAAGGATACTTGGGTTCCAGCTTATGACGACGATGACTTCTGCTTACGCTTTAAGTGGTCGAGACCTTCTCGACTTAGTCCTCAAAGTTATGCAACCATAGAGTGGAGAATACCGCAGACCGCAGTGTCGGGTGTCTACAGAATCAGACATTTTGGAGCAGCAAAAAGTCTCTTGGGATCGATTCGACATTTTACAGGTTCATCTAGTGCATTTGTTGTAGCTTGA